Proteins encoded together in one Myxocyprinus asiaticus isolate MX2 ecotype Aquarium Trade chromosome 9, UBuf_Myxa_2, whole genome shotgun sequence window:
- the cfap144 gene encoding protein FAM183A encodes MEKSKEKDPVDIVHQNAIHVETIMKELRHQKLYTEFNINPFKKLHILTDKPMTNITYGKEKEDPAFLRIIHGARLEPTKKYTHPQTEAQEIGWLSSPLLVSDRSDRRLNFPRQNSEITKYMDAAWRMMEQTKNLG; translated from the exons AtggaaaaatctaaagaaaaagaTCCCGTGGACATAGTTCACCAAAATGCTATTCACGTGGAGACAATAATGAAGGAGCTGAGACACCAGAAGCTTTACACAGAGTTTAACATCAACCCCTTTAAGAAAC TGCACATTCTGACAGATAAGCCCATGACCAACATCACATATGGAAAAGAAAAGGAGGACC cTGCTTTTCTCAGGATCATTCATGGTGCCCGTCTGGAGCCAACAAAGAAGTACACCCACCCTCAAACTGAAGCACAAGAGATAGGCTGGTTATCCAGTCCTCTG CTTGTCTCAGATCGCAGCGACAGACGACTAAACTTTCCACGGCAGAACTCTGAAATCACGAAATACATGGACGCTGCCTGGCGCATGATGGAGCAGACAAAAAATCTTGGATAA